One Pyrofollis japonicus DNA window includes the following coding sequences:
- the hisE gene encoding phosphoribosyl-ATP diphosphatase yields MDCSEGLGFLDELYNIVLQRIREKPEGSYTASLAEKGVGFAARKLGEEAIETIVEALQGDREALVREAADLLYHLVVVLALSGVSTRDVAKELLRRRRR; encoded by the coding sequence ATGGATTGCTCGGAGGGTCTTGGCTTCCTCGACGAACTCTACAACATCGTCTTGCAGCGCATCCGGGAGAAGCCAGAGGGTAGCTACACAGCCAGCCTAGCCGAGAAGGGAGTAGGGTTTGCTGCCCGCAAGCTAGGCGAAGAAGCCATAGAGACCATCGTCGAAGCCCTCCAAGGTGACCGAGAAGCATTGGTCAGAGAGGCAGCCGACCTTCTCTACCACCTTGTAGTGGTTCTCGCCCTGAGCGGCGTGAGTACCCGCGACGTGGCGAAAGAGCTTCTCAGGAGGAGGAGGCGATGA
- a CDS encoding phosphoribosyl-AMP cyclohydrolase: protein MPLHVIRSPDEIDYEKMGGLVPVTVIDAVSKKPLMQAYASREAVAKTLETGYAWFYSRSRQRLWMKGETSGNTIRVLRVVADCDLDSLIYEGVPSGPVCHTGAKRCFHNPVAEGRSEALWQLVLEAFREARVVPRKGYAGLDQYLYVINPITDNIPPINPLLLQLLADTLAEQLEPLKPDAVMVPEALGLPLGTLVAQQLAKPMIIVRKRQYEAPGIEISYASGYEEGKYYVYGLSNEYKRVAIVDDTVSTGGTAIALLKLLEQRGHEVVAIAAALAKPQYRGVDRIKELGHQVTRILDLYVQPKEDNAMLQIQGHGIIEGRKAELIIPIKQR, encoded by the coding sequence ATGCCGCTACATGTCATCCGCAGCCCCGACGAAATCGACTACGAGAAGATGGGTGGGCTAGTTCCCGTCACTGTGATCGATGCTGTCTCGAAGAAGCCGCTCATGCAGGCATATGCTAGCCGAGAAGCAGTAGCAAAGACGCTCGAGACCGGCTATGCCTGGTTTTACTCTAGGAGCCGTCAACGCCTCTGGATGAAGGGGGAGACAAGCGGGAACACGATAAGAGTGCTACGGGTTGTTGCCGACTGCGACCTCGACTCGCTTATATACGAGGGAGTCCCGAGTGGCCCAGTATGCCATACCGGGGCGAAGAGGTGCTTCCACAACCCGGTTGCCGAGGGACGTAGCGAAGCCCTCTGGCAACTAGTACTTGAAGCCTTCAGAGAAGCCCGTGTCGTCCCAAGAAAGGGGTACGCCGGACTAGACCAATACCTATACGTTATCAACCCAATAACTGACAACATTCCGCCAATAAACCCGCTCCTCCTACAGCTACTCGCCGACACCCTGGCCGAGCAGCTAGAGCCCCTAAAGCCAGACGCGGTAATGGTTCCAGAAGCACTTGGTCTCCCCCTAGGGACTCTCGTCGCACAACAGCTCGCAAAGCCTATGATAATTGTTAGGAAGCGGCAATACGAAGCGCCAGGAATCGAGATAAGCTACGCCTCCGGCTACGAGGAGGGCAAATACTACGTATACGGGCTCAGTAACGAGTACAAACGCGTAGCAATAGTAGATGACACTGTCTCTACCGGGGGCACAGCAATAGCGCTACTAAAGCTGCTGGAGCAGCGAGGCCACGAGGTAGTAGCAATTGCTGCAGCACTAGCTAAGCCACAGTACCGTGGAGTAGACCGGATAAAGGAGCTAGGCCACCAAGTTACAAGAATACTAGACCTATACGTACAGCCCAAAGAGGACAACGCCATGCTCCAGATACAAGGGCACGGAATAATAGAGGGCAGGAAAGCAGAGCTAATCATACCAATAAAGCAGCGATGA
- a CDS encoding M55 family metallopeptidase, with amino-acid sequence MKIFVSVDAEGMPWAPSKYMMSPGQPLYNELRRIMTLVTNVVAEEAFKHGVEEVIVADSHGAMVNIDPFELDKRVSLIRGFPRPMAMISQATGVDAAFFLGYHSSPQLGGVLGHTYSGRIVQRVRLSECDAATEYLLNTYALGELGVPVALVAGDAKLREHVEKHTPWARFIALKDTVSYYADHTPPWNRLEHELREAVKEAINATKNREVKPLKPKEPWIEVELKRPFHADIAELFPCVERIDGVTIRLTCNNYIENYKLFEGIVIAAYSFEK; translated from the coding sequence TTGAAGATATTCGTATCCGTTGATGCAGAGGGCATGCCCTGGGCTCCGAGCAAGTACATGATGTCTCCCGGACAGCCACTCTACAACGAGCTTAGACGCATCATGACTCTCGTAACCAATGTTGTTGCCGAAGAAGCTTTCAAACATGGTGTTGAAGAGGTTATTGTTGCCGACAGTCATGGAGCTATGGTGAATATTGATCCCTTTGAACTCGATAAACGAGTTAGCCTTATTCGCGGATTCCCCCGGCCCATGGCAATGATAAGCCAGGCTACGGGCGTAGATGCTGCATTCTTCCTAGGGTATCATTCTAGTCCCCAGCTTGGAGGCGTACTGGGCCACACCTATTCCGGGCGAATAGTACAACGAGTAAGGCTCAGCGAGTGCGATGCCGCCACAGAGTACCTTCTAAACACATATGCTCTCGGAGAACTAGGTGTACCCGTCGCCTTAGTAGCAGGCGACGCAAAGCTAAGGGAACATGTAGAGAAACACACACCCTGGGCGCGCTTCATTGCCCTAAAAGATACTGTCTCCTATTACGCTGACCACACCCCTCCCTGGAACAGACTTGAACACGAACTTAGGGAAGCAGTCAAAGAAGCCATTAATGCAACGAAAAACAGGGAAGTGAAGCCATTGAAACCCAAGGAGCCATGGATAGAGGTTGAACTCAAGAGGCCATTCCACGCCGACATAGCGGAACTATTCCCCTGCGTCGAGAGAATAGACGGAGTAACAATCCGGCTAACATGCAACAACTATATAGAGAACTACAAGCTATTTGAAGGAATAGTAATAGCAGCCTATAGCTTCGAAAAATAA
- the hisH gene encoding imidazole glycerol phosphate synthase subunit HisH has protein sequence MRILVLKYGVGNIYSVKAGFERLGVSVKVSETLRDAGEIDALILPGVGAYPAATRRLREERSLLNKLLENNIPVLGICLGMQLFFEESEEGGRGLGLLPGRVTRLRAPKLPHIGWTRTFMLRDSELLRGVENGSYMYYVHSYAYTNTAPGWVKAYSAHGESFAAVIEKHPLYGTQFHPERSGRKGSLVLRNFVEAVKR, from the coding sequence ATGAGGATACTTGTGCTGAAATACGGTGTCGGCAATATCTATAGCGTGAAGGCTGGCTTCGAGAGGCTAGGAGTCAGCGTCAAGGTGTCGGAGACGCTGAGAGACGCGGGAGAAATAGATGCACTCATTCTTCCCGGCGTAGGCGCGTATCCCGCTGCAACTAGGAGGCTAAGAGAGGAGAGAAGCCTGCTCAACAAGCTACTCGAGAACAACATTCCAGTTCTCGGCATTTGCCTAGGGATGCAGCTCTTCTTCGAGGAAAGCGAGGAGGGGGGAAGAGGCCTAGGCCTCCTGCCTGGCAGGGTTACGAGGCTTAGGGCGCCAAAGCTCCCCCACATAGGGTGGACACGCACCTTCATGCTCCGCGACAGCGAGCTACTAAGGGGCGTAGAGAACGGGTCCTACATGTACTATGTGCACAGCTATGCTTATACTAATACAGCGCCAGGCTGGGTGAAGGCTTACAGTGCTCACGGTGAAAGCTTTGCAGCAGTCATTGAGAAGCATCCCTTGTATGGTACCCAGTTCCACCCAGAGAGGAGCGGGCGCAAGGGCTCACTCGTTCTAAGAAACTTTGTAGAGGCCGTGAAGAGGTGA